A portion of the Adhaeribacter radiodurans genome contains these proteins:
- a CDS encoding glycoside hydrolase family 9 protein: protein MNKRKTLKIWGGLLFLFPGFTLQAQQTAENIRLNQVGFYPQAEKLAVVVGEPKGATFYVKTVEGKKAVYTGKLTASKPGEFSKKPSQIADFSTFKTNGTYVVEIPGVGTSYSFQIQKNVHKDAAAASLKGFYFQRVSTDLPEKFAGKWHRPAGHATTDNQVLVHPSAASAQRPAGTVISSRRGWYDAGDYNKYIVNSGITMGTLLAAYEDFPEYFKTQKLNIPESTNQVPDILDEVLWNLRWMLTMQDPNDGGVYHKLTNAAFDGMIMPDKAMKPRYVVQKGTAAALNFAAVMAQASRVYKKYNREMPGLSDSCLNAAVKAWEWAQKNPNVTYDQNTINQQFEPKVTTGAYGDRDFSDELTWAGAELYVTTQKDTYYTTAKINTSDQLTLPSWAQVKMLGYYTLARFSKNLTPLAQKDLPEIKKQIVQFADDLLAGTAERTYRTVMGKTEKDYIWGSSAVAANQGIALIQAYKLTNNKKYLQGALGNLDYLLGRNAVGYSFLTGFGKKSTMHPHHRLSIADGIEEPVPGLLSGGTNARAKEQDKCSGYTATSPDEVYLDQDCSYASNEIAINWNSPFVYLASALEALQNQISSAVTAK from the coding sequence ATGAATAAACGGAAAACTCTTAAAATCTGGGGCGGCCTGCTCTTCTTATTTCCTGGTTTTACTTTGCAAGCCCAGCAAACTGCCGAAAATATACGTCTGAACCAGGTTGGCTTTTACCCACAGGCCGAAAAACTGGCCGTAGTAGTAGGCGAACCAAAAGGTGCTACTTTTTACGTGAAAACGGTGGAGGGAAAAAAAGCAGTTTATACCGGGAAACTAACCGCCAGCAAACCCGGCGAATTTTCTAAGAAGCCTAGCCAAATTGCTGATTTTAGTACTTTTAAAACTAATGGTACTTATGTAGTAGAAATTCCGGGAGTAGGCACATCTTATTCTTTTCAGATTCAGAAAAACGTACATAAAGATGCGGCGGCTGCTTCACTAAAAGGGTTTTATTTTCAGCGGGTATCCACTGATTTACCCGAAAAATTTGCTGGTAAATGGCATCGCCCAGCTGGCCATGCTACTACGGATAACCAGGTGCTGGTTCATCCCTCCGCTGCTTCGGCCCAGCGGCCAGCTGGTACAGTAATATCCTCGCGCCGAGGTTGGTACGATGCCGGCGATTACAATAAATATATTGTGAATAGCGGAATTACTATGGGTACTTTATTAGCCGCCTACGAAGATTTTCCGGAATATTTTAAAACACAAAAGTTAAATATACCCGAAAGTACGAACCAAGTGCCGGATATTTTAGATGAAGTGCTCTGGAACTTACGTTGGATGCTGACGATGCAAGACCCCAATGATGGCGGAGTATACCATAAACTAACCAATGCTGCTTTTGATGGTATGATAATGCCGGATAAAGCCATGAAACCGCGCTACGTCGTACAAAAAGGCACCGCCGCTGCTCTGAATTTTGCGGCTGTTATGGCCCAAGCCAGCCGGGTATATAAAAAATATAACCGCGAAATGCCAGGTCTATCCGATTCTTGCCTGAATGCTGCCGTAAAAGCGTGGGAATGGGCACAGAAAAATCCGAATGTAACATACGATCAAAATACTATCAATCAACAGTTTGAGCCTAAAGTAACCACGGGCGCTTACGGCGATCGGGACTTTAGCGATGAATTAACTTGGGCCGGCGCTGAATTGTATGTAACTACTCAGAAAGATACCTATTATACCACCGCTAAAATAAACACATCTGATCAGCTTACTTTACCTTCGTGGGCGCAGGTAAAAATGCTTGGCTATTATACGCTAGCCCGTTTTAGTAAAAATTTAACTCCATTGGCACAAAAAGATTTGCCAGAAATTAAAAAGCAAATAGTACAGTTTGCGGATGATTTATTGGCGGGTACTGCCGAAAGAACCTACCGCACGGTAATGGGTAAAACCGAAAAAGATTATATTTGGGGGAGTAGTGCCGTTGCGGCTAACCAAGGAATTGCTTTGATTCAGGCGTATAAATTAACGAACAATAAAAAATATTTGCAGGGGGCATTGGGTAATCTGGATTATTTACTCGGACGAAATGCCGTGGGATATTCTTTTTTAACCGGCTTTGGTAAAAAATCTACAATGCATCCGCACCACCGGCTTTCCATTGCCGATGGTATTGAGGAACCTGTTCCTGGTTTACTTTCCGGGGGCACTAACGCCCGGGCGAAAGAGCAAGATAAATGCAGTGGTTACACGGCCACTTCTCCGGATGAAGTTTATCTCGACCAGGATTGTTCTTATGCCTCTAACGAAATTGCTATTAACTGGAATTCCCCATTTGTGTACTTAGCTTCGGCATTGGAAGCTTTGCAAAATCAAATTAGCTCAGCTGTCACAGCTAAATAG